A genomic region of Methanofollis fontis contains the following coding sequences:
- a CDS encoding energy-coupling factor transporter transmembrane component T family protein: protein MKHRSGGIRYISGSSYLHRLNPVTKAAALIILSAAALLTQQPLPLALMLALVTTAALACDLFRPFIRAMRLFIPLLIFILVIDAFFSRVVGGTIWFSAEIWLLHPTLSTDGLLFSIAMGLRLLLIGGASVLFMMTTPYSDFVGSLRAIGLPNTLAFSLGYALRSISALSSDIEAIMDAQRSRALEFDRGTIVHNRHKMMALFIPATVTVLSRAKQVSEAMQCRGFGCSSRVTCWKTHPFGREDIVLLVLVMACVPLVLLLS, encoded by the coding sequence ATGAAGCACCGCTCAGGGGGTATCCGCTATATCAGCGGTTCATCCTATCTCCACCGCCTGAACCCTGTGACAAAGGCGGCCGCCCTGATCATCCTCAGCGCCGCCGCCCTGCTCACACAGCAGCCCCTCCCCCTCGCCCTCATGCTTGCCCTTGTAACCACTGCCGCACTCGCATGCGATCTCTTCAGACCGTTTATCCGGGCGATGCGCCTTTTTATCCCCCTCCTGATCTTCATTCTCGTCATCGATGCCTTTTTCTCGCGTGTTGTCGGCGGGACAATCTGGTTTTCGGCGGAAATCTGGTTACTCCACCCGACACTCTCGACCGACGGCCTCCTCTTCTCGATCGCAATGGGGTTGCGACTCCTCCTGATCGGCGGGGCATCGGTCCTCTTCATGATGACAACGCCCTACTCGGATTTTGTCGGGAGCCTCAGGGCAATCGGCCTCCCCAATACCCTTGCTTTCTCTCTCGGCTACGCTCTCAGGTCGATCTCAGCACTTTCAAGTGATATTGAGGCAATAATGGACGCCCAGAGATCTCGGGCACTCGAATTCGACCGGGGCACCATCGTACACAACCGGCATAAAATGATGGCGCTATTTATCCCGGCAACCGTCACCGTACTCTCACGTGCAAAACAGGTGTCGGAGGCGATGCAATGCCGGGGTTTTGGCTGCAGCAGCAGGGTGACATGCTGGAAGACGCATCCGTTTGGAAGGGAGGATATTGTGCTCCTCGTCCTCGTGATGGCATGTGTGCCGCTCGTCCTCCTGCTCTCATGA
- the rd gene encoding rubredoxin, with protein sequence MERYQCMVCGYIYDPEKGDPDGGISPGTAFDDLPETWVCPVCGAAKSNFAKMQ encoded by the coding sequence ATGGAACGGTATCAGTGCATGGTATGCGGATATATCTATGACCCCGAGAAGGGAGACCCGGACGGCGGCATCTCGCCGGGGACGGCATTTGACGACCTTCCTGAGACCTGGGTCTGTCCGGTCTGCGGGGCGGCGAAAAGCAATTTTGCAAAGATGCAGTAG
- a CDS encoding TrkH family potassium uptake protein: protein MGFVTLLPLGVAAYFEEWDMLVPMGLVPLIFVLLGSALLTIPRPPREARLSVAFTAVALIWFTAAVIGSVPFIVGLHMPVTDSIFEAMSGWTDTGLTLLPDVDATPKTLLFWRSFMQWLGGLGIVAFTVALVSRSGLTQRGLYRSEGRSEAFMPSVVGTGIAMWRIYGIITLLSIGLILLSGVPVWDAVNLALTAIATGGFTVHSEGIPYYDSALLEFLLVPVMLAGAMPFKLYYLMYYKRKASFFGDRQAVALLSLALIGIFVLFGDLIFLSGIDAFSAFRQSVFMATAAITSTGFQNTSPFTWPTVTTLYLIMFMLIGGSSGSTAGGMKISRVLLGLEGLVWWFKRIFVSGKAIVPFRHEGRTVQRNIAEVEVSKNMLIIILYFLTVFVGTIAVLHFETPTMFESSNVIFEVVSAFCNNGISTGFVNPEMSIGAKWVFIFVMWFGRLEIMPVLVLFVGLIKGFD, encoded by the coding sequence ATGGGGTTTGTTACTCTGCTTCCCCTCGGTGTTGCGGCCTACTTCGAGGAGTGGGACATGCTCGTCCCGATGGGTCTTGTGCCCCTCATCTTTGTCCTTCTCGGGAGTGCTCTCCTCACCATTCCCCGTCCCCCCCGGGAGGCGCGGCTCTCCGTTGCCTTTACGGCCGTGGCCCTGATCTGGTTCACCGCCGCAGTCATCGGGTCGGTGCCGTTTATTGTCGGGCTGCATATGCCGGTGACCGACTCCATATTTGAGGCGATGTCGGGGTGGACGGATACCGGTCTCACCCTCCTTCCTGATGTCGATGCCACGCCAAAAACCCTGCTCTTCTGGCGTTCGTTCATGCAATGGCTCGGCGGTCTCGGCATCGTCGCCTTCACCGTGGCCCTTGTCAGCAGGTCAGGGCTCACCCAGCGGGGACTCTACCGTTCCGAGGGGCGCTCGGAGGCCTTCATGCCGAGTGTGGTCGGCACCGGCATTGCGATGTGGCGGATCTACGGCATCATCACCCTCCTCTCCATCGGCCTCATCCTCCTCTCCGGCGTCCCGGTATGGGACGCGGTGAACCTCGCCCTCACCGCCATCGCTACCGGTGGGTTTACCGTGCATTCGGAGGGTATCCCCTACTATGACAGCGCACTTCTCGAATTTTTGCTAGTGCCGGTGATGCTGGCCGGAGCGATGCCCTTCAAACTCTATTATCTGATGTATTACAAACGTAAAGCAAGTTTTTTCGGTGACAGGCAGGCTGTTGCCCTCCTCTCCCTTGCCCTGATAGGGATTTTTGTGCTTTTTGGCGATCTCATCTTTCTGAGCGGGATCGATGCCTTCAGCGCCTTCAGACAGTCGGTCTTCATGGCCACAGCGGCAATCACAAGCACCGGTTTCCAGAATACGTCCCCCTTCACATGGCCAACAGTGACAACCCTCTATCTGATCATGTTCATGCTCATCGGGGGGTCGTCCGGGTCGACCGCCGGCGGAATGAAGATCTCCCGCGTGCTGCTCGGACTGGAGGGATTGGTCTGGTGGTTCAAGAGGATCTTCGTCTCGGGCAAGGCGATCGTCCCCTTCAGGCATGAGGGTCGGACGGTCCAGAGAAATATTGCAGAGGTTGAGGTCTCGAAGAATATGCTGATCATCATCCTCTACTTCCTCACCGTCTTTGTAGGGACCATTGCCGTCCTCCACTTTGAGACCCCCACGATGTTTGAGTCGTCCAATGTGATCTTCGAGGTGGTCTCGGCGTTCTGCAACAATGGAATTTCCACCGGTTTTGTCAATCCAGAGATGAGTATCGGGGCAAAGTGGGTGTTTATCTTTGTGATGTGGTTTGGGAGACTTGAGATCATGCCGGTGCTTGTGCTCTTCGTCGGACTGATCAAGGGGTTCGACTGA
- a CDS encoding SLC13 family permease produces the protein MALRQAVGFRIAIWQIMLLGAIAMLFTGSVGPLDALRAIDPGIMLFLFCMFIVGGGLHRSGLLVSWSERVFGRVRSGAVFIVLLVMGAGAGSALLMNDTLAVIGTPLVLGWAARTGIRPQTLLFALAFAVTTGSVTSPVGNPQNLLIATQGGMDQPFVEFFAMLCVPTIIALLLVCAAIFFSDRAAFHRKIPVAAARPETPDEPSSGVLPAVALASILVLIAVRIIAGIIGGPEIPVVAIAVAGAIPLLIGPGRGDLIRGVDWATLIFFAAMFVVMAGVMQSGAVPVLLEWCGTGVPTIPVIIGGSIIASQFISNVPCVALVLPPLLGSGGGVREMCALAAGSTIAGNLTVIGAASNVIICGEAERRGKAPGYLEFFIVGFPLTILQAAVYYAWLTLI, from the coding sequence ATCGCTCTCAGACAGGCGGTGGGATTTCGCATTGCCATCTGGCAGATTATGCTCCTCGGAGCGATTGCAATGCTTTTCACCGGATCGGTGGGCCCGCTGGACGCCCTCAGGGCGATTGATCCCGGGATCATGCTCTTCCTCTTCTGTATGTTCATTGTGGGCGGCGGCCTCCACAGAAGCGGTCTCCTGGTGAGCTGGAGCGAACGGGTGTTCGGAAGAGTCCGGAGCGGTGCCGTCTTCATCGTGCTGCTGGTCATGGGTGCGGGCGCCGGTTCGGCACTCCTGATGAACGACACCCTTGCGGTTATCGGGACTCCTCTGGTACTCGGGTGGGCTGCACGAACGGGTATACGTCCACAAACACTGCTGTTTGCCCTTGCCTTTGCGGTGACCACAGGGAGTGTCACCAGTCCGGTAGGAAATCCGCAGAACCTCCTGATTGCCACGCAGGGAGGAATGGATCAACCCTTTGTCGAATTTTTCGCCATGCTCTGTGTGCCGACGATCATTGCACTCCTCCTTGTCTGTGCTGCCATTTTCTTCTCTGATCGTGCTGCATTTCACCGGAAGATCCCGGTGGCAGCAGCACGACCCGAGACACCGGACGAGCCCTCCAGTGGTGTTCTGCCTGCTGTGGCACTCGCCTCCATCCTGGTACTGATCGCCGTCCGCATCATCGCCGGCATTATCGGCGGCCCTGAGATCCCTGTCGTGGCAATCGCCGTTGCAGGGGCCATTCCCCTTCTCATTGGGCCAGGGAGAGGCGATCTGATCCGTGGGGTCGACTGGGCGACGCTCATCTTTTTTGCCGCCATGTTTGTTGTGATGGCCGGCGTCATGCAGAGTGGTGCGGTCCCGGTTCTGCTCGAATGGTGTGGGACCGGTGTCCCGACGATTCCGGTGATCATCGGGGGGAGTATCATTGCCAGCCAGTTCATCTCCAATGTTCCCTGCGTCGCCCTCGTCCTCCCCCCGCTTCTCGGCAGCGGAGGGGGCGTCAGAGAGATGTGCGCACTTGCAGCAGGCAGCACAATTGCAGGGAATCTCACCGTCATCGGGGCGGCGAGCAACGTGATCATCTGCGGTGAGGCCGAGCGGCGGGGCAAGGCTCCCGGATATCTGGAATTTTTTATCGTCGGTTTTCCGTTGACAATTCTGCAGGCGGCCGTCTATTACGCATGGCTGACCCTGATCTGA
- a CDS encoding TspO/MBR family protein: protein MNATTLRHAAMLVAAIIITNLAGIIGSLFTAPNIPVWYAGLEKSSLNPPSWVFAPVWTILFILMGISLYLFWREGLERPAVRIAIVAFAVQLVLNTLWSILFFGLRSPFLALIEIVILWVAIAATIWLGYRVSRPAAYLLVPYILWVSFAAYLNWTIWVLNP, encoded by the coding sequence ATGAACGCCACCACCCTTCGCCATGCGGCCATGCTGGTTGCCGCCATCATCATCACAAATCTGGCCGGGATCATCGGTTCATTGTTTACCGCGCCGAATATCCCGGTCTGGTATGCGGGTCTTGAAAAATCCTCTTTGAACCCGCCTTCATGGGTGTTTGCACCCGTATGGACCATCCTTTTCATCCTGATGGGTATCTCCCTCTACCTGTTCTGGCGTGAAGGGCTGGAAAGACCGGCGGTCAGGATCGCAATCGTCGCCTTTGCGGTCCAGCTGGTGCTCAACACTCTCTGGTCCATCCTTTTCTTCGGTCTGCGCTCGCCGTTTCTTGCTCTGATCGAGATCGTCATTCTCTGGGTGGCGATTGCCGCAACGATCTGGCTGGGCTACCGGGTCTCCCGCCCCGCCGCCTATCTGCTCGTCCCCTATATTCTCTGGGTGAGTTTTGCGGCATACCTGAACTGGACGATCTGGGTCCTCAACCCCTGA
- a CDS encoding phosphoribulokinase: METPMFRERISASSSVFVIGVAGDSGSGKTTFTRSIREIFGDDVVATITLDDYHRYDRRERRALGITPLHPGANNLELLAGHVRTLKGGGTILKPVYNHDNGTFGPDIPFGPCRVLILEGLHTLFTRELRGLLDFSLFVDPDTDVKELWKVRRDMQRRGYSRAEVLAEMEERRPDYERFIAPQRDHADVIIRISRSTLGTEASEECNIYRVMVCQKKLLARMMEIGLSIDLGEVFMLCERPFLFEYGIIPDRAMSSLTLDGELNASAIRKLVRTIGDQAGPEKLRILSNRHYVTATDIAELIIAWRIINRWCVLDDRMAGDTKG, translated from the coding sequence ATGGAAACACCCATGTTCAGGGAACGGATCAGTGCCTCTTCTTCGGTGTTTGTCATAGGGGTTGCCGGTGACAGCGGTTCTGGCAAGACCACCTTCACCCGCTCCATCAGGGAGATCTTCGGGGATGATGTCGTCGCCACCATCACCCTGGACGATTATCACCGTTATGACCGGCGGGAGCGCAGGGCCCTCGGGATCACCCCCCTCCATCCGGGCGCAAACAATCTCGAACTGCTTGCAGGGCATGTGCGCACCCTCAAAGGCGGCGGGACAATCCTGAAACCTGTGTACAACCATGACAACGGAACATTCGGGCCGGATATCCCATTCGGGCCATGCCGGGTGCTGATCCTGGAGGGACTCCACACGCTCTTCACCCGCGAACTCAGGGGCCTCCTCGATTTTTCCCTGTTTGTCGATCCCGACACCGACGTGAAGGAGCTCTGGAAGGTGAGGCGGGATATGCAACGGCGGGGCTACAGTCGGGCCGAGGTGCTCGCTGAAATGGAGGAGCGAAGACCGGACTATGAGCGTTTTATCGCCCCGCAGCGGGACCATGCCGATGTAATCATCCGGATATCCCGATCAACCTTGGGGACGGAGGCCAGCGAGGAATGCAACATCTACCGGGTCATGGTATGCCAGAAAAAACTCCTCGCCCGGATGATGGAGATTGGACTCTCAATCGACCTGGGAGAGGTCTTCATGCTCTGTGAACGGCCGTTCCTCTTTGAATACGGCATTATCCCCGACCGTGCAATGAGTTCGCTCACCCTTGACGGCGAACTGAACGCCTCGGCGATACGGAAACTGGTCCGCACCATCGGAGACCAGGCAGGGCCTGAAAAACTCAGGATCCTCTCGAACCGCCATTATGTGACGGCCACCGATATCGCGGAACTGATCATCGCATGGCGGATCATCAACCGGTGGTGTGTACTGGATGATCGTATGGCCGGGGATACAAAAGGATAA
- a CDS encoding nitrogenase component 1, translating to MNSRTLPDDSCRYEGCTLTGALSVTTQIRDAVTVVHGPAGCAHHNFSILHAISAEQERPFLPPLVSTALGENDVIFGGEERLGETLDRVARQGPAAIFVLSTCITETIGDDCGAVCGEERGVPVIPVPSAGFFGGAFSEGLNGALSTIIGLCDGEMGEETTVNIIGEKNLEFEVDQNYAEVERLLSLIGVRVNLRFVRSIAFDDLKRVGDARLNILREPALRAAGDELKERFGTPFVDSFPIGLEGSIAFLQEVGDALGVPVDDAVEAETARQTEMLASFEDMRGMSVSPDSFSLGSLEYAPVRRVMDALDLQSDSGDRRPLPYSPPVGTAGIRRLLHRWRRGSRV from the coding sequence ATGAACTCGAGGACCTTGCCCGACGATTCGTGCAGGTATGAGGGCTGCACCCTCACCGGCGCACTCTCGGTGACCACACAGATACGGGATGCTGTGACGGTCGTCCATGGGCCTGCCGGGTGTGCCCATCACAATTTTTCAATTCTTCATGCCATCTCAGCCGAACAGGAGAGACCCTTCCTTCCTCCCCTGGTGTCGACGGCCCTTGGAGAGAATGATGTGATATTTGGCGGCGAAGAACGACTGGGGGAGACACTCGATCGTGTGGCGCGGCAGGGACCGGCGGCGATCTTTGTGCTGAGCACCTGCATCACCGAGACGATCGGTGACGACTGCGGGGCAGTCTGCGGGGAGGAGCGGGGAGTTCCGGTGATCCCGGTGCCCTCCGCCGGTTTCTTCGGTGGTGCCTTCTCTGAGGGTCTGAACGGCGCGCTCTCCACAATCATCGGTCTCTGTGACGGCGAGATGGGCGAGGAGACGACCGTCAATATCATCGGTGAAAAAAATCTCGAGTTTGAGGTTGACCAGAATTATGCGGAGGTGGAGCGACTGCTCTCCCTGATCGGTGTCAGGGTGAACCTCAGGTTTGTGCGCAGCATAGCGTTTGACGACCTCAAACGGGTCGGTGACGCACGCCTGAACATCCTGCGGGAACCTGCCCTCAGGGCTGCTGGTGATGAGCTGAAAGAGCGATTCGGGACACCATTTGTCGATTCTTTTCCAATCGGGCTTGAAGGGAGCATCGCCTTTCTGCAGGAGGTCGGCGATGCCCTCGGTGTCCCTGTAGATGATGCCGTCGAGGCCGAAACAGCACGGCAGACCGAGATGCTTGCGTCTTTTGAGGATATGCGGGGCATGAGCGTTTCGCCCGATTCGTTCAGCCTCGGTTCCCTGGAGTATGCACCGGTGCGTCGGGTGATGGATGCCCTCGACCTGCAGTCCGATTCAGGGGATCGCCGTCCCCTCCCCTACAGCCCGCCTGTCGGCACTGCCGGGATCCGCCGGTTGCTCCACCGCTGGAGGAGGGGAAGCCGTGTCTGA
- a CDS encoding desulfoferrodoxin, with protein sequence MTKLLDVYKCETCGNVVKIAHAGDGELVCCGVPMIQMKEQWEESGVGEKHVPVLEATQDGIKVKIGSIPHPMEEKHHIEWVEVRKGKKLYVHKLKPGEAPEAEFPVSDTGAKTRIYCNIHGLWTNKP encoded by the coding sequence GTGACGAAACTCTTAGACGTCTACAAATGCGAAACCTGCGGCAATGTCGTCAAGATCGCCCATGCAGGGGATGGTGAACTGGTCTGTTGCGGCGTGCCCATGATCCAGATGAAGGAGCAGTGGGAGGAGAGCGGTGTCGGTGAGAAGCATGTCCCTGTGCTCGAGGCAACGCAGGACGGGATTAAGGTAAAGATCGGGTCTATACCCCACCCGATGGAGGAGAAGCACCACATCGAGTGGGTCGAGGTCAGAAAGGGCAAAAAACTCTATGTCCACAAGTTGAAACCCGGCGAGGCACCGGAAGCCGAATTCCCGGTGAGCGATACCGGTGCGAAGACCCGGATCTACTGCAATATCCATGGTCTCTGGACCAACAAACCATAA
- a CDS encoding rubredoxin, which translates to MEKYRCMICGHVYDPAKGEPKQNIPPETDFADIPDDWTCPVCGASRDKFRAVA; encoded by the coding sequence ATGGAGAAATACAGGTGTATGATCTGCGGCCATGTGTATGACCCGGCAAAGGGGGAGCCAAAACAGAACATCCCGCCCGAAACCGATTTTGCGGATATCCCGGACGACTGGACATGCCCGGTCTGCGGAGCGTCCAGGGATAAATTCAGAGCGGTGGCATGA
- the cfbC gene encoding Ni-sirohydrochlorin a,c-diamide reductive cyclase ATP-dependent reductase subunit, producing MKQIALYGKGGIGKSTTSANLSAALGESGLDILQIGCDPKHDSTRMLMHGEWIPTVLDLVRERGDAGIAVDEVVFRGYAGVRCVEAGGPEPGIGCAGRGIIATFQLLERLGALDGDVIVYDVLGDVVCGGFAMPMREGYAEEVYLVTSGELMALYAANNIAKAITRLSARSRKKCALAGVICNSKNMEGEEDLVREFASMINSEMVACIPRSRTVTLSELNRQTVIEYAPESEQAEVYRRLARTVVENDRTSIPTPLTIDELEDLARRFVQV from the coding sequence ATGAAACAGATCGCCCTCTACGGGAAGGGAGGTATTGGAAAATCCACCACATCGGCCAATCTTTCTGCCGCACTGGGTGAGAGCGGCCTTGACATCCTGCAGATCGGCTGCGATCCAAAGCATGACTCCACCAGGATGCTGATGCACGGCGAGTGGATTCCAACGGTGCTTGACCTTGTCCGGGAACGCGGTGATGCCGGGATCGCCGTCGATGAGGTGGTCTTCCGGGGGTATGCGGGAGTCCGGTGCGTCGAGGCGGGGGGGCCCGAACCCGGTATCGGGTGTGCCGGGCGCGGCATCATCGCCACCTTCCAGCTCCTTGAACGGCTTGGAGCACTGGATGGAGATGTGATCGTCTATGACGTCCTCGGCGATGTGGTCTGTGGAGGGTTTGCGATGCCGATGCGGGAGGGCTACGCCGAAGAGGTCTACCTGGTCACCTCCGGCGAACTGATGGCGCTGTATGCGGCAAACAATATTGCAAAGGCCATTACGCGTCTGTCTGCACGCTCCCGGAAGAAATGCGCCCTTGCCGGCGTCATCTGCAATTCCAAGAATATGGAGGGCGAAGAGGACCTGGTGCGTGAGTTTGCGTCCATGATCAACTCCGAGATGGTCGCCTGTATCCCGCGCTCCCGCACCGTCACCCTTTCCGAACTCAACCGGCAGACCGTGATCGAATATGCGCCCGAATCCGAACAGGCGGAGGTATATCGCAGACTCGCACGGACCGTTGTGGAGAATGACCGGACGTCGATACCGACCCCCCTCACGATCGATGAACTCGAGGACCTTGCCCGACGATTCGTGCAGGTATGA
- a CDS encoding FprA family A-type flavoprotein, whose amino-acid sequence MAVRTIAPDIYSVGAVDWELRLFDALIGTPQGTSYNAFLVIGQEKTALIDTVEPRFEEDLLKNLMRIGISSLDYIVINHAEQDHSGTLPLLLEMFPGATAVTNEKCKDLLVHLLQVPEHRIKTVKDGETLDLGGKTLEFMITPWVHWPETMITFEREQGVLFSCDLFGSHLATSELFVRDFTDVIGPAKRYYAEIMMPFAASVRGAMEKIADRDVRVIAPSHGPFYDDPSLIMDAYAEWSSDRVKNLVLLPYVSMHGSTRKMVSVFTDALIEGGVEVRPFDLTSSDLGEIAMTAVDAATIVIAAPTVLFGPHPAAFHAAYVLSALRPKTRYVSIIGSYGWGGKTVQNLTDTLSHIGAELIDPVYIRGYPKSEDLTALRNLADTIVKKHEGVITRP is encoded by the coding sequence ATGGCGGTCAGAACTATTGCCCCGGACATCTACTCTGTCGGTGCTGTCGACTGGGAGCTCCGTCTCTTCGATGCCCTGATCGGTACCCCGCAGGGGACCAGTTACAATGCCTTCCTGGTGATCGGTCAGGAAAAGACCGCACTCATCGATACTGTCGAACCGCGGTTTGAGGAGGACCTGCTGAAAAATCTGATGCGGATCGGCATCTCTTCCCTCGATTACATCGTCATTAATCATGCAGAACAGGACCATTCAGGAACCCTTCCGCTCCTTCTCGAGATGTTCCCGGGAGCGACTGCGGTCACCAACGAAAAGTGCAAAGATCTGCTTGTCCATCTCCTTCAGGTCCCTGAACACCGTATCAAGACCGTAAAAGACGGTGAAACGCTCGATCTTGGTGGAAAAACCCTTGAGTTCATGATCACGCCGTGGGTGCACTGGCCCGAGACGATGATCACCTTCGAACGGGAGCAGGGTGTTCTCTTCTCGTGTGATCTCTTCGGGTCGCATCTGGCAACGAGCGAACTTTTTGTGCGGGACTTCACCGATGTGATCGGTCCGGCGAAACGGTATTATGCCGAGATCATGATGCCGTTTGCCGCCAGCGTGCGGGGGGCGATGGAAAAAATCGCCGACAGAGACGTGCGGGTCATCGCCCCGAGTCATGGACCGTTCTACGACGACCCCTCGCTCATCATGGACGCCTATGCGGAATGGTCCTCAGACCGGGTGAAAAATCTGGTGCTCCTCCCGTATGTCTCGATGCATGGGAGCACCAGGAAGATGGTTTCGGTCTTTACCGATGCCCTGATCGAGGGAGGGGTGGAGGTCCGCCCCTTTGACCTGACCTCTTCCGATCTCGGTGAGATCGCCATGACGGCCGTCGATGCCGCCACGATTGTCATCGCGGCGCCGACCGTGCTTTTCGGTCCGCATCCTGCCGCCTTCCATGCCGCATATGTGCTCTCAGCACTCAGGCCAAAGACGCGGTATGTCTCGATCATCGGATCCTATGGCTGGGGGGGGAAGACGGTCCAGAACCTGACCGATACCCTCTCTCATATCGGCGCCGAGTTGATCGATCCGGTCTACATCAGGGGGTATCCGAAGAGTGAGGATCTGACGGCGCTCAGGAACCTTGCAGACACAATCGTTAAGAAGCATGAGGGTGTCATCACTCGTCCATAG
- a CDS encoding nitrogenase component 1: MSEHLCADPLWPCAMCGAVSCLSGFEGLEVVIHGSSGCYFYPASLIGRPIHSTLLIEEEVIFGSAERLRLTVEGVGASGQPIAVVQTCVPAVTGEDFGAMLDGGQVLLVDSPGFAGGMEEGYRRAIEALEPRVDPDQTGVTIDGLNPMDPFWRGNLLEAERLIRRAGGRVATAIAADRFETLKHCGQYVVSTNPGLSCGIGESAGNLLGLGATIAAFCCLADRNELDASPIIQEAEEAGGRIERACDKYLSRSDPPSVAIFAEEAYAGYAADTLRRYLDAEIVVCAPRTGPDAVTSLAEVRELIDDGQPDLILGSTYEQAAAPGIPYVPLTFPQRGRIRLHARPIVGIEGTLSLMDDVLTACGGRGS, from the coding sequence GTGTCTGAGCATCTGTGCGCCGATCCCCTCTGGCCCTGCGCCATGTGCGGGGCGGTCTCGTGCCTCTCAGGATTTGAAGGTCTGGAGGTCGTGATCCATGGCTCTTCGGGCTGCTATTTCTATCCTGCCTCCCTGATTGGACGGCCGATCCATTCCACCCTGCTGATCGAAGAGGAGGTGATCTTTGGTTCGGCCGAGCGGTTGCGTCTGACGGTGGAGGGTGTGGGGGCATCGGGACAACCCATTGCGGTTGTGCAGACCTGCGTTCCGGCGGTCACCGGCGAAGATTTCGGGGCAATGCTCGACGGCGGGCAGGTCCTTCTCGTCGACAGTCCGGGTTTTGCCGGCGGCATGGAAGAGGGCTACCGGCGGGCAATCGAGGCGCTTGAACCCCGTGTCGATCCCGATCAGACTGGGGTCACCATCGACGGTCTCAACCCGATGGACCCCTTCTGGCGGGGAAACCTTCTCGAGGCCGAACGGCTGATCCGTCGGGCGGGGGGGCGAGTGGCAACGGCGATCGCTGCAGATCGATTTGAAACCCTTAAACACTGTGGACAATACGTGGTATCCACAAATCCAGGGCTTTCCTGTGGGATCGGGGAATCTGCCGGCAATCTGCTCGGCCTGGGTGCGACCATTGCCGCTTTCTGCTGCCTTGCTGATCGGAACGAACTCGATGCATCCCCGATCATACAAGAGGCGGAAGAGGCAGGAGGGCGTATCGAGCGCGCCTGCGACAAATATCTCTCCAGATCGGATCCGCCGTCCGTGGCGATCTTTGCGGAGGAGGCATATGCGGGGTATGCGGCCGACACCCTCAGGCGCTATCTTGATGCGGAGATCGTCGTGTGCGCACCCAGGACCGGACCGGATGCGGTCACCTCCCTTGCAGAGGTCAGGGAACTGATCGACGATGGACAACCCGACCTGATCCTGGGATCCACCTATGAGCAGGCGGCGGCGCCGGGGATCCCCTATGTCCCCCTCACCTTCCCGCAACGCGGTCGTATCCGTCTCCATGCCCGCCCGATCGTCGGGATCGAGGGAACCCTCTCCCTGATGGACGATGTGCTCACTGCCTGCGGTGGCAGGGGTTCATGA